One genomic window of Glycine soja cultivar W05 chromosome 9, ASM419377v2, whole genome shotgun sequence includes the following:
- the LOC114368854 gene encoding probable ADP-ribosylation factor GTPase-activating protein AGD14 isoform X5 has translation MASPMKEDEKNERVIRGLLKLQHNRRCVNCNSLGPQYVCINFWTFVCTNCSGIHREFTHRVKSVSMAKFTSQEVSALQEGGNQRAKEIYFKEWDALRHSFPDSSNVDRLRNFIKHVYVDRRFTGDKTNDKPQRGKPGDKDDFYQGGSISPHYEDTYERRYSDRSSPGGRSPEYDKDSRQYGDHKRSPGRPPIINDWRREERRLSDGDYKLESQSPERAKDVDTSSPPVVRPVRDILGENVVPLRISEPPKTNSGRPADRSAPTQRTASSSSLASGNENPLDVKLETTKSLIDFDADPEPPVAPSIPQAQQTTVLQPVVQPANSSNDNWASFDVAPATKATPSSSNLSPLESMLSQLSVPASLPAQVSGVQGPIPASSLTSTSGAASVSGFSAFPPSNASVPSPGLTSVSPLNNAGQWANLQQQQPFFPVAVSQSSTQQFIPPLGGTANNQPWNVPSAPTVQGHPSTPMPHTYPHASKPANETISGVVSQPPVAEVRASGRKELPEDLFTVKYSSFPAPVLGWQMGVPHGMACAKFSTAIKVNKSV, from the exons ATGGCGAGTCCCATGAAGGAAGATGAGAAGAACGAGCGCGTGATTCGAGGTCTTCTCAAGCTTCAACATAATCGCAGATGCGTTAACTGCAACAGTCTG GGGCCACAATATGTGTGCATAAATTTCTGGACGTTTGTTTGCACGAACTGCAGTGGAATACA CCGGGAATTCACTCATCGAGTAAAATCAGTTTCAATGGCTAAGTTTACTTCACAAGAAGTTAGTGCCcttcaagaaggagggaatcaG CGtgcaaaagaaatttattttaaagaatggGATGCACTACGTCATTCTTTCCCTGATAGCAG TAATGTTGACAGGCTCCGAAACTTTATTAAACATGTTTATGTGGATAGAAGATTCACTGGAGACAAGACCAACGACAAACCACAAAGAGGCAAGCCG GGTGACAAAGATGATTTTTATCAAGGAGGATCTATAAGTCCTCATTATGAGGACACATATGAACGTCGTTATAGTGACAGATCTAGTCCAGGTGGAAGAAGTCCTGAATATGATAAAGACAGTAGGCAATATGGTGATCATAAGAGAAGTCCTGGTCGTCCTCCAATAATTAATGATTGGCGCCGTGAAGAACGTAGATTATCAGATGGAGATTATAAGTTGGAAAGCCAATCTCCTGAGCGAGCCAAAGATGTGGATACTTCAAGCCCACCTGTGGTCCGACCTGTTAGAGATATTTTGGGAGAAAATGTAGTGCCTCTTCGGATAAGTGAACCACCCAAAACAAACAGTGGAAGACCTGCTGATAGGTCAGCACCAACACAG AGAACTGCATCTTCCAGTAGCTTGGCTTCTGGCAATGAAAACCCATTAGATGTAAAGCTTGAGACTACTAAGAGCCTTATTGATTTTGATGCTGATCCTGAACCTCCAGTAGCTCCATCAATTCCTCAAGCCCAACAAACTACTGTGCTTCAACCTGTTGTGCAGCCAGCAAACTCTAGTAATGACAATTGGGCCTCTTTTGATGTTGCTCCTGCAACAAAAGCAACTCCAAGCTCCTCAAATTTAAGTCCACTTGAATCAATGTTGTCCCAATTGTCTGTGCCAGCATCTTTACCTGCTCAAGTTTCTGGAGTCCAAG GACCTATTCCAGCATCATCTCTTACTTCTACTTCTGGAGCTGCAAGTGTTAGCGGTTTCTCAGCTTTCCCACCCAGCAATGCTTCAGTACCGTCTCCTGGATTGACATCAGTGTCACCTCTTAATAATGCAGGACAGTGGGCCAATTTGCAACAGCAGCAACCATTTTTCCCTGTTGCTGTTAGTCAGTCTAGTACACAACAATTTATACCACCATTAGGTGGAACAGCAAATAATCAG CCATGGAATGTACCTTCTGCACCCACAGTGCAAGGGCATCCAAGCACACCAATGCCACATACATACCCTCATGCCTCAAAGCCTGCCAATGAGACTATATCCGGTGTTGTTTCACAACCTCCTGTTGCAGAAGTTAGAGCAAGTGGAAGGAAAGAACTTCCCGAg GATCTGTTCACTGTAAAATATTCTTCCTTCCCTGCTCCAGTCCTAGGTTGGCAAATGGGTGTTCCCCATGGCATGG CCTGTGCCAAGTTTTCCACAGCCATCAAAGTCAACAAATCCGTTTGA
- the LOC114368854 gene encoding probable ADP-ribosylation factor GTPase-activating protein AGD14 isoform X2 translates to MASPMKEDEKNERVIRGLLKLQHNRRCVNCNSLGPQYVCINFWTFVCTNCSGIHREFTHRVKSVSMAKFTSQEVSALQEGGNQRAKEIYFKEWDALRHSFPDSSNVDRLRNFIKHVYVDRRFTGDKTNDKPQRGKPGDKDDFYQGGSISPHYEDTYERRYSDRSSPGGRSPEYDKDSRQYGDHKRSPGRPPIINDWRREERRLSDGDYKLESQSPERAKDVDTSSPPVVRPVRDILGENVVPLRISEPPKTNSGRPADRSAPTQRTASSSSLASGNENPLDVKLETTKSLIDFDADPEPPVAPSIPQAQQTTVLQPVVQPANSSNDNWASFDVAPATKATPSSSNLSPLESMLSQLSVPASLPAQVSGVQGPIPASSLTSTSGAASVSGFSAFPPSNASVPSPGLTSVSPLNNAGQWANLQQQQPFFPVAVSQSSTQQFIPPLGGTANNQPWNVPSAPTVQGHPSTPMPHTYPHASKPANETISGVVSQPPVAEVRASGRKELPEDLFTVKYSSFPAPVLGWQMGVPHGMGISMQYNNPVPSFPQPSKSTNPFDVSSEPTANQAPTFPSMSSLQGALPSVPPAGAVHPSSMGNPTHGWTPPPASSFLPAQAQMHATALGPRAYMEQQIPTNMPMPRQEVGNFGNQGAVFGLSNPNQQLIGRLSNTPTSNSFPTGGNPFG, encoded by the exons ATGGCGAGTCCCATGAAGGAAGATGAGAAGAACGAGCGCGTGATTCGAGGTCTTCTCAAGCTTCAACATAATCGCAGATGCGTTAACTGCAACAGTCTG GGGCCACAATATGTGTGCATAAATTTCTGGACGTTTGTTTGCACGAACTGCAGTGGAATACA CCGGGAATTCACTCATCGAGTAAAATCAGTTTCAATGGCTAAGTTTACTTCACAAGAAGTTAGTGCCcttcaagaaggagggaatcaG CGtgcaaaagaaatttattttaaagaatggGATGCACTACGTCATTCTTTCCCTGATAGCAG TAATGTTGACAGGCTCCGAAACTTTATTAAACATGTTTATGTGGATAGAAGATTCACTGGAGACAAGACCAACGACAAACCACAAAGAGGCAAGCCG GGTGACAAAGATGATTTTTATCAAGGAGGATCTATAAGTCCTCATTATGAGGACACATATGAACGTCGTTATAGTGACAGATCTAGTCCAGGTGGAAGAAGTCCTGAATATGATAAAGACAGTAGGCAATATGGTGATCATAAGAGAAGTCCTGGTCGTCCTCCAATAATTAATGATTGGCGCCGTGAAGAACGTAGATTATCAGATGGAGATTATAAGTTGGAAAGCCAATCTCCTGAGCGAGCCAAAGATGTGGATACTTCAAGCCCACCTGTGGTCCGACCTGTTAGAGATATTTTGGGAGAAAATGTAGTGCCTCTTCGGATAAGTGAACCACCCAAAACAAACAGTGGAAGACCTGCTGATAGGTCAGCACCAACACAG AGAACTGCATCTTCCAGTAGCTTGGCTTCTGGCAATGAAAACCCATTAGATGTAAAGCTTGAGACTACTAAGAGCCTTATTGATTTTGATGCTGATCCTGAACCTCCAGTAGCTCCATCAATTCCTCAAGCCCAACAAACTACTGTGCTTCAACCTGTTGTGCAGCCAGCAAACTCTAGTAATGACAATTGGGCCTCTTTTGATGTTGCTCCTGCAACAAAAGCAACTCCAAGCTCCTCAAATTTAAGTCCACTTGAATCAATGTTGTCCCAATTGTCTGTGCCAGCATCTTTACCTGCTCAAGTTTCTGGAGTCCAAG GACCTATTCCAGCATCATCTCTTACTTCTACTTCTGGAGCTGCAAGTGTTAGCGGTTTCTCAGCTTTCCCACCCAGCAATGCTTCAGTACCGTCTCCTGGATTGACATCAGTGTCACCTCTTAATAATGCAGGACAGTGGGCCAATTTGCAACAGCAGCAACCATTTTTCCCTGTTGCTGTTAGTCAGTCTAGTACACAACAATTTATACCACCATTAGGTGGAACAGCAAATAATCAG CCATGGAATGTACCTTCTGCACCCACAGTGCAAGGGCATCCAAGCACACCAATGCCACATACATACCCTCATGCCTCAAAGCCTGCCAATGAGACTATATCCGGTGTTGTTTCACAACCTCCTGTTGCAGAAGTTAGAGCAAGTGGAAGGAAAGAACTTCCCGAg GATCTGTTCACTGTAAAATATTCTTCCTTCCCTGCTCCAGTCCTAGGTTGGCAAATGGGTGTTCCCCATGGCATGGGTATCTCAATGCAATACAATAAT CCTGTGCCAAGTTTTCCACAGCCATCAAAGTCAACAAATCCGTTTGATGTCAGCAGTGAACCAACTGCAAATCAAGCCCCAACT TTTCCTTCCATGTCATCCTTGCAAGGTGCCCTGCCTAGTGTACCACCTGCTGGTGCAGTGCACCCTTCAAGCATGGGTAATCCAACACATGGCTGGACTCCTCCCCCAGCATCATCATTTCTGCCTGCACAAGCACAAATGCATGCAACTGCATTGGGACCGA GGGCATATATGGAGCAACAAATTCCGACTAACATGCCAATGCCAAG GCAAGAAGTTGGGAATTTTGGTAACCAAGGAGCTGTTTTTGGCTTGTCAAATCCAAATCAGCAGCTGATCGGTAGGTTATCAAACACTCCCACCTCTAACTCATTTCCTACAGGAGGGAACCCATTCGGATAA
- the LOC114368854 gene encoding probable ADP-ribosylation factor GTPase-activating protein AGD14 isoform X1 produces the protein MASPMKEDEKNERVIRGLLKLQHNRRCVNCNSLGPQYVCINFWTFVCTNCSGIHREFTHRVKSVSMAKFTSQEVSALQEGGNQRAKEIYFKEWDALRHSFPDSSNVDRLRNFIKHVYVDRRFTGDKTNDKPQRGKPGDKDDFYQGGSISPHYEDTYERRYSDRSSPGGRSPEYDKDSRQYGDHKRSPGRPPIINDWRREERRLSDGDYKLESQSPERAKDVDTSSPPVVRPVRDILGENVVPLRISEPPKTNSGRPADRSAPTQRTASSSSLASGNENPLDVKLETTKSLIDFDADPEPPVAPSIPQAQQTTVLQPVVQPANSSNDNWASFDVAPATKATPSSSNLSPLESMLSQLSVPASLPAQVSGVQGPIPASSLTSTSGAASVSGFSAFPPSNASVPSPGLTSVSPLNNAGQWANLQQQQPFFPVAVSQSSTQQFIPPLGGTANNQPWNVPSAPTVQGHPSTPMPHTYPHASKPANETISGVVSQPPVAEVRASGRKELPEDLFTVKYSSFPAPVLGWQMGVPHGMGISMQYNNVPVPSFPQPSKSTNPFDVSSEPTANQAPTFPSMSSLQGALPSVPPAGAVHPSSMGNPTHGWTPPPASSFLPAQAQMHATALGPRAYMEQQIPTNMPMPRQEVGNFGNQGAVFGLSNPNQQLIGRLSNTPTSNSFPTGGNPFG, from the exons ATGGCGAGTCCCATGAAGGAAGATGAGAAGAACGAGCGCGTGATTCGAGGTCTTCTCAAGCTTCAACATAATCGCAGATGCGTTAACTGCAACAGTCTG GGGCCACAATATGTGTGCATAAATTTCTGGACGTTTGTTTGCACGAACTGCAGTGGAATACA CCGGGAATTCACTCATCGAGTAAAATCAGTTTCAATGGCTAAGTTTACTTCACAAGAAGTTAGTGCCcttcaagaaggagggaatcaG CGtgcaaaagaaatttattttaaagaatggGATGCACTACGTCATTCTTTCCCTGATAGCAG TAATGTTGACAGGCTCCGAAACTTTATTAAACATGTTTATGTGGATAGAAGATTCACTGGAGACAAGACCAACGACAAACCACAAAGAGGCAAGCCG GGTGACAAAGATGATTTTTATCAAGGAGGATCTATAAGTCCTCATTATGAGGACACATATGAACGTCGTTATAGTGACAGATCTAGTCCAGGTGGAAGAAGTCCTGAATATGATAAAGACAGTAGGCAATATGGTGATCATAAGAGAAGTCCTGGTCGTCCTCCAATAATTAATGATTGGCGCCGTGAAGAACGTAGATTATCAGATGGAGATTATAAGTTGGAAAGCCAATCTCCTGAGCGAGCCAAAGATGTGGATACTTCAAGCCCACCTGTGGTCCGACCTGTTAGAGATATTTTGGGAGAAAATGTAGTGCCTCTTCGGATAAGTGAACCACCCAAAACAAACAGTGGAAGACCTGCTGATAGGTCAGCACCAACACAG AGAACTGCATCTTCCAGTAGCTTGGCTTCTGGCAATGAAAACCCATTAGATGTAAAGCTTGAGACTACTAAGAGCCTTATTGATTTTGATGCTGATCCTGAACCTCCAGTAGCTCCATCAATTCCTCAAGCCCAACAAACTACTGTGCTTCAACCTGTTGTGCAGCCAGCAAACTCTAGTAATGACAATTGGGCCTCTTTTGATGTTGCTCCTGCAACAAAAGCAACTCCAAGCTCCTCAAATTTAAGTCCACTTGAATCAATGTTGTCCCAATTGTCTGTGCCAGCATCTTTACCTGCTCAAGTTTCTGGAGTCCAAG GACCTATTCCAGCATCATCTCTTACTTCTACTTCTGGAGCTGCAAGTGTTAGCGGTTTCTCAGCTTTCCCACCCAGCAATGCTTCAGTACCGTCTCCTGGATTGACATCAGTGTCACCTCTTAATAATGCAGGACAGTGGGCCAATTTGCAACAGCAGCAACCATTTTTCCCTGTTGCTGTTAGTCAGTCTAGTACACAACAATTTATACCACCATTAGGTGGAACAGCAAATAATCAG CCATGGAATGTACCTTCTGCACCCACAGTGCAAGGGCATCCAAGCACACCAATGCCACATACATACCCTCATGCCTCAAAGCCTGCCAATGAGACTATATCCGGTGTTGTTTCACAACCTCCTGTTGCAGAAGTTAGAGCAAGTGGAAGGAAAGAACTTCCCGAg GATCTGTTCACTGTAAAATATTCTTCCTTCCCTGCTCCAGTCCTAGGTTGGCAAATGGGTGTTCCCCATGGCATGGGTATCTCAATGCAATACAATAATGTG CCTGTGCCAAGTTTTCCACAGCCATCAAAGTCAACAAATCCGTTTGATGTCAGCAGTGAACCAACTGCAAATCAAGCCCCAACT TTTCCTTCCATGTCATCCTTGCAAGGTGCCCTGCCTAGTGTACCACCTGCTGGTGCAGTGCACCCTTCAAGCATGGGTAATCCAACACATGGCTGGACTCCTCCCCCAGCATCATCATTTCTGCCTGCACAAGCACAAATGCATGCAACTGCATTGGGACCGA GGGCATATATGGAGCAACAAATTCCGACTAACATGCCAATGCCAAG GCAAGAAGTTGGGAATTTTGGTAACCAAGGAGCTGTTTTTGGCTTGTCAAATCCAAATCAGCAGCTGATCGGTAGGTTATCAAACACTCCCACCTCTAACTCATTTCCTACAGGAGGGAACCCATTCGGATAA
- the LOC114368854 gene encoding probable ADP-ribosylation factor GTPase-activating protein AGD14 isoform X3, with the protein MASPMKEDEKNERVIRGLLKLQHNRRCVNCNSLGPQYVCINFWTFVCTNCSGIQIHHSFILISMVGASNVDRLRNFIKHVYVDRRFTGDKTNDKPQRGKPGDKDDFYQGGSISPHYEDTYERRYSDRSSPGGRSPEYDKDSRQYGDHKRSPGRPPIINDWRREERRLSDGDYKLESQSPERAKDVDTSSPPVVRPVRDILGENVVPLRISEPPKTNSGRPADRSAPTQRTASSSSLASGNENPLDVKLETTKSLIDFDADPEPPVAPSIPQAQQTTVLQPVVQPANSSNDNWASFDVAPATKATPSSSNLSPLESMLSQLSVPASLPAQVSGVQGPIPASSLTSTSGAASVSGFSAFPPSNASVPSPGLTSVSPLNNAGQWANLQQQQPFFPVAVSQSSTQQFIPPLGGTANNQPWNVPSAPTVQGHPSTPMPHTYPHASKPANETISGVVSQPPVAEVRASGRKELPEDLFTVKYSSFPAPVLGWQMGVPHGMGISMQYNNVPVPSFPQPSKSTNPFDVSSEPTANQAPTFPSMSSLQGALPSVPPAGAVHPSSMGNPTHGWTPPPASSFLPAQAQMHATALGPRAYMEQQIPTNMPMPRQEVGNFGNQGAVFGLSNPNQQLIGRLSNTPTSNSFPTGGNPFG; encoded by the exons ATGGCGAGTCCCATGAAGGAAGATGAGAAGAACGAGCGCGTGATTCGAGGTCTTCTCAAGCTTCAACATAATCGCAGATGCGTTAACTGCAACAGTCTG GGGCCACAATATGTGTGCATAAATTTCTGGACGTTTGTTTGCACGAACTGCAGTGGAATACA GATCCATCATTCATTTATTCTTATTAGCATGGTTGGTGCCAGTAATGTTGACAGGCTCCGAAACTTTATTAAACATGTTTATGTGGATAGAAGATTCACTGGAGACAAGACCAACGACAAACCACAAAGAGGCAAGCCG GGTGACAAAGATGATTTTTATCAAGGAGGATCTATAAGTCCTCATTATGAGGACACATATGAACGTCGTTATAGTGACAGATCTAGTCCAGGTGGAAGAAGTCCTGAATATGATAAAGACAGTAGGCAATATGGTGATCATAAGAGAAGTCCTGGTCGTCCTCCAATAATTAATGATTGGCGCCGTGAAGAACGTAGATTATCAGATGGAGATTATAAGTTGGAAAGCCAATCTCCTGAGCGAGCCAAAGATGTGGATACTTCAAGCCCACCTGTGGTCCGACCTGTTAGAGATATTTTGGGAGAAAATGTAGTGCCTCTTCGGATAAGTGAACCACCCAAAACAAACAGTGGAAGACCTGCTGATAGGTCAGCACCAACACAG AGAACTGCATCTTCCAGTAGCTTGGCTTCTGGCAATGAAAACCCATTAGATGTAAAGCTTGAGACTACTAAGAGCCTTATTGATTTTGATGCTGATCCTGAACCTCCAGTAGCTCCATCAATTCCTCAAGCCCAACAAACTACTGTGCTTCAACCTGTTGTGCAGCCAGCAAACTCTAGTAATGACAATTGGGCCTCTTTTGATGTTGCTCCTGCAACAAAAGCAACTCCAAGCTCCTCAAATTTAAGTCCACTTGAATCAATGTTGTCCCAATTGTCTGTGCCAGCATCTTTACCTGCTCAAGTTTCTGGAGTCCAAG GACCTATTCCAGCATCATCTCTTACTTCTACTTCTGGAGCTGCAAGTGTTAGCGGTTTCTCAGCTTTCCCACCCAGCAATGCTTCAGTACCGTCTCCTGGATTGACATCAGTGTCACCTCTTAATAATGCAGGACAGTGGGCCAATTTGCAACAGCAGCAACCATTTTTCCCTGTTGCTGTTAGTCAGTCTAGTACACAACAATTTATACCACCATTAGGTGGAACAGCAAATAATCAG CCATGGAATGTACCTTCTGCACCCACAGTGCAAGGGCATCCAAGCACACCAATGCCACATACATACCCTCATGCCTCAAAGCCTGCCAATGAGACTATATCCGGTGTTGTTTCACAACCTCCTGTTGCAGAAGTTAGAGCAAGTGGAAGGAAAGAACTTCCCGAg GATCTGTTCACTGTAAAATATTCTTCCTTCCCTGCTCCAGTCCTAGGTTGGCAAATGGGTGTTCCCCATGGCATGGGTATCTCAATGCAATACAATAATGTG CCTGTGCCAAGTTTTCCACAGCCATCAAAGTCAACAAATCCGTTTGATGTCAGCAGTGAACCAACTGCAAATCAAGCCCCAACT TTTCCTTCCATGTCATCCTTGCAAGGTGCCCTGCCTAGTGTACCACCTGCTGGTGCAGTGCACCCTTCAAGCATGGGTAATCCAACACATGGCTGGACTCCTCCCCCAGCATCATCATTTCTGCCTGCACAAGCACAAATGCATGCAACTGCATTGGGACCGA GGGCATATATGGAGCAACAAATTCCGACTAACATGCCAATGCCAAG GCAAGAAGTTGGGAATTTTGGTAACCAAGGAGCTGTTTTTGGCTTGTCAAATCCAAATCAGCAGCTGATCGGTAGGTTATCAAACACTCCCACCTCTAACTCATTTCCTACAGGAGGGAACCCATTCGGATAA
- the LOC114368854 gene encoding probable ADP-ribosylation factor GTPase-activating protein AGD14 isoform X4, translating into MVGASNVDRLRNFIKHVYVDRRFTGDKTNDKPQRGKPGDKDDFYQGGSISPHYEDTYERRYSDRSSPGGRSPEYDKDSRQYGDHKRSPGRPPIINDWRREERRLSDGDYKLESQSPERAKDVDTSSPPVVRPVRDILGENVVPLRISEPPKTNSGRPADRSAPTQRTASSSSLASGNENPLDVKLETTKSLIDFDADPEPPVAPSIPQAQQTTVLQPVVQPANSSNDNWASFDVAPATKATPSSSNLSPLESMLSQLSVPASLPAQVSGVQGPIPASSLTSTSGAASVSGFSAFPPSNASVPSPGLTSVSPLNNAGQWANLQQQQPFFPVAVSQSSTQQFIPPLGGTANNQPWNVPSAPTVQGHPSTPMPHTYPHASKPANETISGVVSQPPVAEVRASGRKELPEDLFTVKYSSFPAPVLGWQMGVPHGMGISMQYNNVPVPSFPQPSKSTNPFDVSSEPTANQAPTFPSMSSLQGALPSVPPAGAVHPSSMGNPTHGWTPPPASSFLPAQAQMHATALGPRAYMEQQIPTNMPMPRQEVGNFGNQGAVFGLSNPNQQLIGRLSNTPTSNSFPTGGNPFG; encoded by the exons ATGGTTGGTGCCAGTAATGTTGACAGGCTCCGAAACTTTATTAAACATGTTTATGTGGATAGAAGATTCACTGGAGACAAGACCAACGACAAACCACAAAGAGGCAAGCCG GGTGACAAAGATGATTTTTATCAAGGAGGATCTATAAGTCCTCATTATGAGGACACATATGAACGTCGTTATAGTGACAGATCTAGTCCAGGTGGAAGAAGTCCTGAATATGATAAAGACAGTAGGCAATATGGTGATCATAAGAGAAGTCCTGGTCGTCCTCCAATAATTAATGATTGGCGCCGTGAAGAACGTAGATTATCAGATGGAGATTATAAGTTGGAAAGCCAATCTCCTGAGCGAGCCAAAGATGTGGATACTTCAAGCCCACCTGTGGTCCGACCTGTTAGAGATATTTTGGGAGAAAATGTAGTGCCTCTTCGGATAAGTGAACCACCCAAAACAAACAGTGGAAGACCTGCTGATAGGTCAGCACCAACACAG AGAACTGCATCTTCCAGTAGCTTGGCTTCTGGCAATGAAAACCCATTAGATGTAAAGCTTGAGACTACTAAGAGCCTTATTGATTTTGATGCTGATCCTGAACCTCCAGTAGCTCCATCAATTCCTCAAGCCCAACAAACTACTGTGCTTCAACCTGTTGTGCAGCCAGCAAACTCTAGTAATGACAATTGGGCCTCTTTTGATGTTGCTCCTGCAACAAAAGCAACTCCAAGCTCCTCAAATTTAAGTCCACTTGAATCAATGTTGTCCCAATTGTCTGTGCCAGCATCTTTACCTGCTCAAGTTTCTGGAGTCCAAG GACCTATTCCAGCATCATCTCTTACTTCTACTTCTGGAGCTGCAAGTGTTAGCGGTTTCTCAGCTTTCCCACCCAGCAATGCTTCAGTACCGTCTCCTGGATTGACATCAGTGTCACCTCTTAATAATGCAGGACAGTGGGCCAATTTGCAACAGCAGCAACCATTTTTCCCTGTTGCTGTTAGTCAGTCTAGTACACAACAATTTATACCACCATTAGGTGGAACAGCAAATAATCAG CCATGGAATGTACCTTCTGCACCCACAGTGCAAGGGCATCCAAGCACACCAATGCCACATACATACCCTCATGCCTCAAAGCCTGCCAATGAGACTATATCCGGTGTTGTTTCACAACCTCCTGTTGCAGAAGTTAGAGCAAGTGGAAGGAAAGAACTTCCCGAg GATCTGTTCACTGTAAAATATTCTTCCTTCCCTGCTCCAGTCCTAGGTTGGCAAATGGGTGTTCCCCATGGCATGGGTATCTCAATGCAATACAATAATGTG CCTGTGCCAAGTTTTCCACAGCCATCAAAGTCAACAAATCCGTTTGATGTCAGCAGTGAACCAACTGCAAATCAAGCCCCAACT TTTCCTTCCATGTCATCCTTGCAAGGTGCCCTGCCTAGTGTACCACCTGCTGGTGCAGTGCACCCTTCAAGCATGGGTAATCCAACACATGGCTGGACTCCTCCCCCAGCATCATCATTTCTGCCTGCACAAGCACAAATGCATGCAACTGCATTGGGACCGA GGGCATATATGGAGCAACAAATTCCGACTAACATGCCAATGCCAAG GCAAGAAGTTGGGAATTTTGGTAACCAAGGAGCTGTTTTTGGCTTGTCAAATCCAAATCAGCAGCTGATCGGTAGGTTATCAAACACTCCCACCTCTAACTCATTTCCTACAGGAGGGAACCCATTCGGATAA